In the genome of Ancylomarina subtilis, one region contains:
- a CDS encoding AAA family ATPase produces the protein MTFIHTLAVINLEEFIIKYMSIKITINQKHKSINPPCEFELPTFCVLTGKNGSGKTHLLEAMSNRDKSQVNINGNLIQNVRYIGFNGLNPTIEETCDPNSISQHVKNVWNQYHSGRQQLQRRNQEDNINLILNYVPDENMKRFIRKALQDSGKSTSQLTENDLSDSFDISFMGQNDFFTAQFALIFKNYHRRQEENAINEYYQSKGKLITKPVLSDDEFKRNYGEPPWEFINKILEETNIPYEVNNPEGDRIDASFVFKLRDRTEGFEISSADLSTGEKVLMSLALAIYNTGGDIGKPDILLIDEPDAGLHPSMSKMMVKVLKENIVGQNHIPTIISTHSPTTVIASEGVSIYQLERGTNIPSKIPVQKAVEILSADIPFLKISTERRRQVFVESKYDVAYYELLQNIYGRLISLPSEPIFIPARTSNGSNCTDVIDVVTNLYSNGNDQIYGIIDWDMNNKPTDRILVLGENERYAIENYLLDPLLMGILMIRENKISIGDFGGLSITAYSQMINLTPEDGQLIIDKVLTDLGLNTDNKLTYKTFNNWELQITQDFNEHQGHELEALFKTKYPFLNAYRREDALKKDVIEKVINDHPDFVPDSIVKTMMNIE, from the coding sequence ATGACGTTTATCCATACGTTAGCGGTAATTAACCTGGAAGAATTTATAATCAAATATATGAGCATTAAAATTACAATAAACCAAAAACATAAATCAATAAATCCACCATGTGAATTTGAATTGCCTACTTTCTGTGTCTTAACTGGAAAAAATGGGAGTGGAAAAACTCACCTTCTTGAAGCAATGTCAAATAGGGATAAGTCTCAAGTTAATATCAATGGTAATTTAATTCAAAATGTAAGATACATAGGATTTAATGGATTAAACCCAACAATTGAAGAAACTTGTGACCCAAATTCTATCTCACAACATGTGAAAAATGTTTGGAACCAATATCATTCTGGAAGACAACAACTTCAAAGAAGAAACCAAGAGGATAATATAAATCTGATTCTAAATTATGTGCCTGATGAAAACATGAAAAGATTTATTAGAAAGGCATTACAGGATTCTGGAAAATCAACGAGTCAGTTAACAGAAAACGACTTATCTGATAGTTTTGATATTTCTTTTATGGGTCAAAATGATTTTTTCACAGCTCAATTTGCCTTGATTTTTAAGAACTATCACAGGCGTCAAGAAGAAAATGCTATTAATGAATATTATCAATCAAAGGGTAAGCTTATTACAAAACCTGTATTGAGTGATGATGAGTTTAAAAGAAACTACGGCGAACCTCCTTGGGAATTCATTAATAAAATATTGGAAGAAACAAACATTCCATATGAGGTAAACAATCCTGAAGGAGATAGAATAGATGCAAGCTTTGTTTTTAAATTAAGAGATAGAACTGAAGGTTTTGAAATTAGTTCGGCAGATTTATCAACTGGCGAAAAAGTTCTTATGTCACTTGCGTTAGCAATATACAATACTGGAGGAGATATAGGAAAACCAGATATTTTATTGATAGATGAGCCAGATGCTGGTCTACACCCATCTATGTCAAAAATGATGGTAAAGGTTTTGAAAGAAAATATTGTAGGGCAAAACCATATCCCAACCATCATTTCAACCCACTCACCAACTACTGTAATTGCAAGTGAAGGTGTTTCTATTTATCAACTAGAAAGAGGAACTAATATTCCTTCTAAAATACCAGTTCAAAAAGCTGTTGAAATTCTTTCTGCAGATATTCCATTTTTAAAAATTTCAACTGAGCGGAGAAGGCAAGTATTTGTTGAGAGTAAATATGATGTTGCTTATTATGAACTACTACAGAATATTTACGGTCGATTAATTTCACTTCCTTCGGAACCAATATTTATTCCAGCAAGAACATCAAATGGTTCTAATTGCACAGATGTAATAGATGTTGTAACTAATCTGTACTCGAATGGGAATGACCAAATTTATGGTATAATAGATTGGGATATGAATAACAAACCTACTGACCGCATTCTAGTTCTTGGAGAAAATGAAAGATATGCAATTGAGAACTACCTTTTAGACCCTTTGCTAATGGGTATTCTGATGATTAGAGAAAATAAAATTTCAATAGGCGATTTTGGTGGATTAAGTATCACGGCTTATTCACAGATGATAAATCTGACACCAGAGGACGGACAATTAATTATAGATAAAGTTCTAACAGATTTAGGATTAAATACTGACAATAAACTCACATATAAAACATTTAATAATTGGGAACTTCAAATAACGCAAGATTTTAATGAGCATCAAGGACATGAACTTGAGGCTTTGTTTAAGACTAAGTATCCATTTTTAAATGCATATAGAAGAGAAGATGCTTTAAAGAAGGATGTGATTGAAAAAGTAATTAATGATCACCCTGATTTTGTACCTGATTCAATTGTTAAAACTATGATGAATATTGAATAA
- a CDS encoding tetratricopeptide repeat protein yields the protein MKIKHILLSFVLVLLMKISLGQDLLKVGDNIYSYLQENPIKYNNPNNKMCHWIEGNIGLYSYTKGGQTNKPYILHTCGGKFLFGILQGVSPESHYIFDMDGDSVLDYKTDTFVLPSWVIEANSPNRSQENNLSSVMALMYESFNSNLGPSNPKMTEALLSLKSFYQDTTMTNRDLVGMLEFYIVNANRPELAIYAISKFEMVYNDRFNKNHPLINLYKGETFMNLGQDDNALIEFKKIIKADENFIPALVYICQLEENVELSEENLKKIKVKYPDHWIVKNL from the coding sequence ATGAAAATCAAACATATATTATTAAGTTTTGTTTTAGTCCTGTTAATGAAAATATCATTGGGACAAGACTTATTAAAAGTAGGCGATAATATCTATTCATACCTACAAGAAAACCCGATAAAATATAATAATCCCAACAATAAAATGTGTCATTGGATTGAAGGCAATATTGGCTTGTATTCATACACTAAAGGCGGACAAACAAATAAGCCTTATATTTTGCATACTTGTGGGGGAAAGTTCTTATTTGGCATTTTACAAGGTGTTAGTCCAGAGTCTCATTATATTTTTGACATGGATGGCGATAGCGTTCTTGATTACAAGACTGATACATTTGTCTTACCAAGCTGGGTCATAGAAGCGAATTCGCCCAATCGTAGTCAGGAAAATAACCTATCCTCTGTGATGGCATTGATGTATGAATCATTCAATTCTAATCTTGGCCCCTCAAACCCTAAAATGACTGAGGCACTTTTGTCATTAAAGAGTTTTTATCAAGACACGACTATGACCAATAGGGATTTAGTTGGTATGCTGGAGTTTTACATCGTAAATGCCAATAGGCCCGAATTAGCCATCTATGCTATTAGTAAGTTCGAGATGGTTTATAATGATAGATTTAATAAAAACCATCCTCTAATAAATTTATATAAAGGAGAAACATTCATGAATCTGGGTCAGGATGACAATGCACTAATAGAGTTTAAGAAAATTATAAAAGCCGATGAAAATTTTATTCCAGCACTAGTGTATATCTGTCAACTTGAGGAGAATGTTGAACTATCAGAAGAAAACCTG
- a CDS encoding lipocalin family protein, with amino-acid sequence MKRFTLILLSLAFAALFTSSCSTDEETKPSFDESLIIGKWKSGTLFERYDADKSGATWDTADDVEEKEAQEFTWTIDKDQLEQIHIIVNGGLVPKRYTITDLTETTMKYEDDFGVTKSFSKQ; translated from the coding sequence ATGAAACGGTTTACATTAATCCTTTTAAGCCTGGCATTCGCAGCGCTATTCACAAGTTCATGTTCTACAGACGAAGAAACGAAACCCAGTTTTGATGAGTCATTAATCATTGGAAAATGGAAGAGTGGGACTTTATTCGAAAGATACGATGCAGATAAATCGGGTGCGACCTGGGATACGGCTGATGACGTAGAGGAAAAAGAAGCACAGGAATTTACCTGGACCATAGACAAAGATCAGTTGGAGCAAATTCACATCATCGTGAATGGTGGTCTAGTTCCTAAAAGATACACCATTACAGATTTAACGGAAACGACAATGAAATATGAAGACGATTTCGGAGTAACAAAATCATTCAGCAAACAATAA